A window from Drosophila nasuta strain 15112-1781.00 chromosome 3, ASM2355853v1, whole genome shotgun sequence encodes these proteins:
- the LOC132789081 gene encoding ion transport peptide-like isoform X6, which translates to MCSRNIKISVVLFLVLIPIFTALPHNHNLSKRSNFFDLECKGIFNKTMFFRLDRICEDCYQLFRETSIHRLCKKDCFDSKWFGECVKVLLTPSEEITNLQHFIKVVNGSPISFNMSPVT; encoded by the exons ATGTGTTCCCGCAACATAAAGATCTCGGTGGTGCTGTTTCTTGTCTTGATTCCCATATTCACAGCGTTGCCACACAATCACAATCTATCGAAACGCAGCAATTTCTTTGATCTGGAATGCAAGGGCATCTTCAACAAGACTATGTTCTTCCGTCTGGATCGTATCTGCGAGGATTGTTACCAATTGTTCCGCGAAACGAGTATACATCGACTTTGCAA GAAAGACTGCTTTGACTCCAAATGGTTTGGCGAATGCGTTAAAGTGCTTTTAACACCCTCAGAGGaaataacaaatttacaaCATTTCATAAAAGTCGTAAATGGTTCGCCCATATCATTCAACATGTCGCCGGTTACATAA
- the LOC132789081 gene encoding ion transport peptide-like isoform X5, translating into MMCSRNIKISVVLFLVLIPIFTALPHNHNLSKRSNFFDLECKGIFNKTMFFRLDRICEDCYQLFRETSIHRLCKKDCFDSKWFGECVKVLLTPSEEITNLQHFIKVVNGSPISFNMSPVT; encoded by the exons ATGTGTTCCCGCAACATAAAGATCTCGGTGGTGCTGTTTCTTGTCTTGATTCCCATATTCACAGCGTTGCCACACAATCACAATCTATCGAAACGCAGCAATTTCTTTGATCTGGAATGCAAGGGCATCTTCAACAAGACTATGTTCTTCCGTCTGGATCGTATCTGCGAGGATTGTTACCAATTGTTCCGCGAAACGAGTATACATCGACTTTGCAA GAAAGACTGCTTTGACTCCAAATGGTTTGGCGAATGCGTTAAAGTGCTTTTAACACCCTCAGAGGaaataacaaatttacaaCATTTCATAAAAGTCGTAAATGGTTCGCCCATATCATTCAACATGTCGCCGGTTACATAA
- the LOC132789081 gene encoding ion transport peptide-like isoform X3 translates to MQQQQQPQHHQQLYECRSAAGSHRKAHQQQHLYQQQAMCSRNIKISVVLFLVLIPIFTALPHNHNLSKRSNFFDLECKGIFNKTMFFRLDRICEDCYQLFRETSIHRLCKKDCFDSKWFGECVKVLLTPSEEITNLQHFIKVVNGSPISFNMSPVT, encoded by the exons atgcagcagcaacagcagccgcagcaccATCAGCAGCTCTATGAATGTCGCAGCGCAGCTGGAAGCCATAGAAAGGctcatcagcaacagcatctgTATCAGCAGCAGGCG ATGTGTTCCCGCAACATAAAGATCTCGGTGGTGCTGTTTCTTGTCTTGATTCCCATATTCACAGCGTTGCCACACAATCACAATCTATCGAAACGCAGCAATTTCTTTGATCTGGAATGCAAGGGCATCTTCAACAAGACTATGTTCTTCCGTCTGGATCGTATCTGCGAGGATTGTTACCAATTGTTCCGCGAAACGAGTATACATCGACTTTGCAA GAAAGACTGCTTTGACTCCAAATGGTTTGGCGAATGCGTTAAAGTGCTTTTAACACCCTCAGAGGaaataacaaatttacaaCATTTCATAAAAGTCGTAAATGGTTCGCCCATATCATTCAACATGTCGCCGGTTACATAA
- the LOC132789081 gene encoding ion transport peptide-like isoform X4: protein MKKLSQNMCSRNIKISVVLFLVLIPIFTALPHNHNLSKRSNFFDLECKGIFNKTMFFRLDRICEDCYQLFRETSIHRLCKKDCFDSKWFGECVKVLLTPSEEITNLQHFIKVVNGSPISFNMSPVT from the exons atgAAGAAGCTGTCACAAAAT ATGTGTTCCCGCAACATAAAGATCTCGGTGGTGCTGTTTCTTGTCTTGATTCCCATATTCACAGCGTTGCCACACAATCACAATCTATCGAAACGCAGCAATTTCTTTGATCTGGAATGCAAGGGCATCTTCAACAAGACTATGTTCTTCCGTCTGGATCGTATCTGCGAGGATTGTTACCAATTGTTCCGCGAAACGAGTATACATCGACTTTGCAA GAAAGACTGCTTTGACTCCAAATGGTTTGGCGAATGCGTTAAAGTGCTTTTAACACCCTCAGAGGaaataacaaatttacaaCATTTCATAAAAGTCGTAAATGGTTCGCCCATATCATTCAACATGTCGCCGGTTACATAA
- the LOC132789125 gene encoding RNA polymerase II subunit A C-terminal domain phosphatase produces the protein MQKTSEEDGAHTNQTACKPKMDADDTGGGGSGVGGGANRIVVAAILGATETRIRINKWRVREGQNVSAAQILFLYQQLGDDGKPIKKDDTTIHKYKSNRAGVVKKRLRREGEIVIKGDALLELSECIHTTVIKDMCADCGADLRQNENGQTSEASVPMVHTMPDLKVTQKLAQKLGHDDTRRLLADRKLVLLVDLDQTVIHTTNDSVPENIKGIYHFQLYGPQSPWYHTRLRPGTAEFLERMSQLYELHICTFGARNYAHMIAQLLDPDGKFFSHRILSRDECFNATSKTDNLKALFPNGDSMVCIIDDREDVWNMASNLIQVKPYHFFQHTGDINAPPGLSKHELDGEGVDFKEIDKLAGKKAESASKELPKTDADDADKADNTVSSTSKDEEGNEESVDAFEMTSEGKDAEAANTASCTAVEQSADKFNGKAEATSEDVTSGDENSSGLPEQESMNNAKQGSDCDDINVTDDLPSEPSDNSKASATKKEDDESIASSTSGDDKRGEDDASAATAAAAQADDVATTSQSPSPNVKVTSDGQKQIEIEDPDDYLLYLEVILRNIHKRFYAIYDETTEIPDLKIIVPKIRCEVLRGQNLVFSGLVPTQMKLEQSRAYFIAKSLGAEVQSNISKEITHLVAVNAGTYKVNAAKKEINIKVVNANWLWACAERWEHVEERLFPLDRKSRNKGRQPPAHCHSPEHVVNYNERSEISPSSSMQQEQGGNFRETLNPLLVFTNADIESMNKDYETFFESDSSSDEGPVNFENPPMDKKLLKRKRDDDNSNRAHDFFTRAEDVMMGAPTGSAADFDKSSNEGDENEDEENEEDDDEMPSAKFRRGEELPSDLEMGSDSNSENNQDDEGDDGEWNMMGAALEREFLGLED, from the exons aTGCAAAAGACAAGCGAAGAGGATGGGGCACACACAAACCAAACTGCGTGTAAGCCTAAAATGGATGCTGACGACACTGGTGGTGGCGGCAGCGGTGTTGGCGGCGGCGCCAATCGCATAGTTGTAGCAGCAATACTTGGAGCGACAGAGACACGCATACGAATCAATAAATGGCGCGTACGCGAAGGACAAAATGTTTCGGCGGCACAAATCCTCTTCCTCTACCAACAACTGGGCGACGATGGCAAACCGATCAAGAAGGACGACACCACAATCCATAAGTATAAGTCAAATCGTGCTGGTGTAGTAAAAAAGCGGCTGCGAAGGGAAGGCGAGATTGTGATAAAAGG gGATGCGCTTTTAGAGTTATCCGAATGCATACACACAACTGTTATCAAGGACATGTGCGCAGACTGCGGCGCAGATTTGCGGCAAAACGAAAAT GGACAAACATCGGAAGCATCAGTGCCCATGGTGCACACCATGCCCGACTTGAAGGTCACACAAAAGCTCGCTCAGAAACTGGGCCATGATGACACACGTCGGCTGCTGGCCGATCGCAAACTGGTGCTGCTAGTGGATCTCGATCAGACCGTAATACACACAACCAACGATTCGGTACCGGAGAACATCAAGGGCATCTATCACTTTCAGTTGTATGGCCCGCAATCCCCTTGGTATCATACGCGTCTGCGCCCCGGCACCGCAGAGTTCTTGGAGCGCATGTCGCAGCTTTATGAGCTGCATATTTGCACATTTGGCGCTCGAAATTATGCGCACATGATTGCACAGCTGCTGGATCCAGATGGCAAGTTCTTTTCACATCGTATTTTGTCACGCGACGAATGCTTCAATGCCACCAGCAAGACGGACAATCTAAA AGCTCTTTTTCCGAATGGCGATTCGATGGTGTGCATTATTGATGACCGTGAGGATGTTTGGAACATGGCCTCCAATTTGATACAAGTGAAACCGTATCATTTCTTTCAGCATACCGGTGACATCAATGCGCCGCCAGGACTCTCCAAACATGAACTAGACGGTGAAGGCGTCGATTTCAAAG aAATTGATAAGTTAGCTGGCAAAAAAGCAGAGAGTGCATCTAAGGAACTGCCGAAAACCGATGCCGATGATGCTGACAAGGCTGATAATACAGTTTCGAGTACCAGCAAGGATGAAGAGGGTAATGAAGAGTCTGTGGATGCATTTGAAATGACAAGTGAAGGCAAAGATGCAGAAGCAGCTAATACAGCCAGTTGCACAGCAGTTGAGCAGAGCGCCGATAAATTCAATGGCAAAGCGGAAGCAACATCGGAAGATGTCACATCTGGCGATGAAAACTCCTCTGGTTTGCCAGAACAAGAGTCAATGAATAACGCAAAACAAGGCAGCGATTGTGATGATATTAATGTTACCGATGATTTGCCGTCGGAGCCTTCTGATAACTCCAAAGCGTCGGCGACTAAGAAAGAAGATGACGAAAGCATCGCTTCGTCAACAAGTGGCGACGATAAACGTGGCGAAGATGACgcgtcagcagcaacagcagccgctgccCAAGCTGATGATGTGGCAACAACATCGCAAAGTCCGAGTCCAAATGTTAAAGTTACCAGCGATGGGCAGaaacaaatcgaaatcgaGGATCCCGATGATTATTTACTGTATCTCGAAGTCATATTGCGCAACATTCACAAACGTTTCTATGCCATCTACGACGAGACCACAGAAATACCCGATCTGAAGATTATTGTGCCGAAGATACGCTGCGAAGTGTTGCGCGGACAGAATCTAGTCTTTTCCGGCTTAGTGCCCACACAAATGAAGCTCGAACAGTCGCGGGCCTACTTCATAGCCAAGAGTTTGGGTGCCGAGGTGCAGTCGAACATCAGCAAGGAAATCACACATCTGGTGGCTGTTAATGCTGGAACCTATAAGGTGAACGCCGCCAAGAAGGAGATCAACATCAAGGTAGTGAATGCCAATTGGTTGTGGGCATGCGCCGAGCGATGGGAGCATGTCGAGGAACGCCTGTTTCCGCTTGATCGCAAGTCACGGAATAAGGGCAGACAACCGCCAGCACATTGCCATAGTCCCGAGCACGTAGTCAACTATAATGAGAGATCAGAGATTTCGCCATCGAGCAGCATGCAACAAGAGCAGGGCGGCAACTTTCGGGAAACACTTAATCCATTGCTGGTATTCACCAATGCGGACATTGAGTCTATGAACAAGGACTATGAAACATTCTTCGAGTCCGATTCATCCAGCGATGAAGGACCTGTTAATTTTG AAAATCCGCCAATGGACAAGAAGTTGCTGAAGCGAAAACGCGATGACGACAACTCGAATCGAGCTCATGATTTTTTTACCCGCGCCGAGGATGTAATGATGGGAGCGCCGACCGGAAGCGCTGCTGACTTTGACAAAAGCTCCAATGAAGGAGATGAAAATGAGGACGAGGAAAATgaagaagacgacgacgaaatGCCAAGTGCCAAGTTTCGTCGAG GCGAAGAGTTACCATCGGATCTAGAAATGGGTTCGGACTCAAATAGCGAAAACAATCAGGACGATGAAGGCGACGATGGCGAATGGAATATGATGGGCGCTGCTTTGGAGCGTGAATTTCTCGGCCTAGAAGATTAG
- the LOC132790608 gene encoding E3 ubiquitin-protein ligase ZNF598 produces the protein MQNSRSRGSSGRSHRRPTAATNKPSTSLTKANTKIAIDTSNNNQVGIDDNACVVCFKNVEIYSIGDCDHPVCYECSTRMRVLCQQNECPICRHVLSKVLFTLEKLPYRELEASNRSDFYSKKYRIGFWSSDIQQKFYQLLDHPCPKCDAQPYRTFQALRNHVLREHNMHFCDLCVETLKIFTFERRCYTQAELVVHNTKGDPDNTSHRGHPLCEYCNTRYVDRDELFRHLRRDHYFCHFCDADGCNDFYNVYADLADHFRKEHYLCEEGKCATEEFTGAFRNEIEYKAHVANVHGKTLNKLQAKQTRTLQLEITLGPRGRGPNQQGLANMRSRNDEHLDYLDELPSTSTHRSQPVTIDAGNEEEFPMLAGITPGPNVSLTRAPPPSMRNLSGTSGLARTKENFPALGGAAATSGNTYAHARATATSAAPATVAYKKPANTSGVSNGMMLHVSNRPTAGAANKKAAPEMDFPALPMGKGKKTTRNLEEDMLPSNTGVSISNVAAKHRTLVDDYVSVAHPSTYQKIQMVQKEESEAKARMEALKKSAPKLTAAEFPTLGPSSTKAPAFSKASGGSNALNWSKPGSEKKQRELDNRRSKVAPAPLLPTPKGNTTTTASINNNKNQQEQQQQSNKKDKKSKEKKSNQENNQPKVNKQKEKNNNNNNNNNNNEKQSQQQQLANVNSNGNLSMPTRAPPGLSIGGGNPVKPPPGFMSNVTLNSVAKLPNNLTFTSSSGENYSIVPSSCSYSDPPDTANRNQNLVDQLRDVLKTAENFNEFRLLSAKFRDGSCTGQVYYDHCQSAMRDKFHSLFPELLVMLPDIGKQQELYLVHKQYVNTLTPSQEKSLPSLDVCLKCKQVLLSADFNSHQQIHQLSQHENNAASNSKNTQRN, from the exons ATGCAAAACTCAAGATCGCGAGGCTCTTCGGGCAGATCGCATCGTCGACCAACCGCTGCCACCAACAAACCATCAACATCATTAACGAAGGCCAACACGAAAATCGCCATCGacacgagcaacaacaatcaagtGGGCATCGATGATAATGCGTGCGTGGTTTGTTTCAAGAATGTAGAGATCTATTCAATTGGCGATTGTGATCATCCAGTGTGTTACGAGTGCTCCACACGCATGCGTGTCTTGTGTCAGCAAAACGAGTGTCCAATTTGTCGGCATGTGCTGTCCAAG GTGCTGTTTACATTGGAAAAGTTGCCTTATCGCGAGCTGGAGGCGAGTAATCGCTCCGATTTCTATAGCAAAAAGTATCGCATTGGCTTCTGGAGCTCCGACATTCAGCAGAAATTCTATCAATTACTCGATCATCCCTGTCCGAA ATGCGATGCGCAGCCCTATAGAACCTTTCAGGCGCTGCGTAATCATGTCTTGCGCGAGCACAATATGCACTTTTGCGATCTGTGCGTTGAGACCTTAAAGATCTTCACGTTCGAACGTCGTTGCTATACGCAGGCAGAGCTGGTTGTGCACAACACGAAAGGTGATCCGGACAACACTTCGCATCGTGGCCATCCATTGTGCGAATACTGCAACACACGCTACGTGGATCGCGATGAGCTGTTTCGGCATTTGCGACGTGATCATTACTTTTGCCACTTTTGCGATGCCGATGGCTGCAATGATTTCTACAA CGTCTATGCTGATTTAGCGGATCACTTTCGCAAGGAGCATTATCTGTGCGAGGAAGGAAAATGCGCTACCGAAGAGTTCACAGGCGCCTTTCGCAATGAGATTGAGTACAAAGCCCATGTGGCAAATGTGCATGGCAAGACTTTGAACAAATTGCAGGCGAAACAGACGCGAACGTTGCAGTTGGAGATTACGTTGGGACCGCGAGGACGCGGCCCCAATCAACAGGGTCTTGCCAACATGCGTTCCAG AAATGACGAGCATCTGGACTACTTGGATGAGCTGCCCTCGACGAGCACACATCGCAGTCAACCGGTCACCATTGATGCTGGCAATGAGGAGGAGTTTCCCATGCTGGCTGGTATTACTCCAGGACCCAATGTGTCACTCACACGAGCTCCACCACCGTCTATGCGCAATCTGAGCGGCACTTCGGGACTTGCGCGCACCAAAGAAAACTTTCCAGCGCTTGGGGGAGCTGCTGCCACAAGCGGTAATACATATGCTCATGCGCGTGCTACAGCAACCAGCGCAGCACCTGCAACTGTTGCTTACAAGAAGCCGGCAAATACATCTGGCGTATCTAATGGCATGATGCTCCATGTGTCGAATCGACCGACGGCAGGTGCTGCAAACAAAAAGGCGGCACCAGAAATGGATTTCCCTGCATTGCCGATGGGCAAGGGCAAGAAAACGACACGCAATTTGGAGGAAGACATGCTGCCCAGCAACACTGGCGTTTCCATCTCCAATGTGGCTGCCAAGCATCGCACTTTGGTTGATGATTATGTTTCAGTGGCGCATCCGAGCACCTATCAAAAGATACAAATGGTACAAAAAGAGGAGTCCGAGGCCAAGGCACGTATGGAGGCGTTGAAAAAGAGTGCGCCCAAGCTGACGGCAGCCGAGTTTCCCACATTAGGACCCAGCAGCACAAAGGCACCAGCTTTTTCGAAGGCCAGCGGCGGATCAAATGCCTTAAACTGGTCCAAGCCTGGGTCGGAGAAGAAGCAACGGGAATTGGACAATCGCAGGTCAAAGGTGGCGCCAGCTCCTTTGTTGCCTACGCCCAAAGGTAACACGACAACGACGGCCAgcattaacaacaataaaaatcagcaggagcaacaacagcagtccAATAAAAAGGATAAAAAGTCCaaagagaaaaagagcaaTCAGGAGAACAATCAACCAAAGGTGAATAAGCAAAAGGAgaagaacaataacaataataacaataacaataacaacgagaagcaatcacagcaacaacaattagcaAACGTTAACTCCAATGGCAATTTATCAATGCCAACACGTGCTCCTCCAGGCCTGAGTATTGGCGGTGGTAATCCAGTTAAACCGCCGCCTGGTTTTATGTCTAACGTCACTTTGAATTCGGTGGCCAAGCTGCCGAACAACTTGACATTTACCAGTTCATCTGGCGAGAATTACAGCATTGTGCCGAGCTCATGCAGCTACAGTGATCCTCCAGATACGGCAAATAGAAATCAA AATTTGGTAGATCAATTGCGCGACGTACTTAAGACAGCCGAGAACTTTAACGAATTTCGCTTGCTCTCAGCCAAGTTTCGCGATGGCTCCTGCACTGGCCAAGTTTATTACGATCATTGCCAATCTGCGATGCGGGATAAATTCCATAGCTTATTCCCCGAACTTTTAGTAATGCTGCCCGACATAGGCAAACAACAG GAACTTTATTTGGTGCATAAACAATATGTGAACACATTAACCCCGTCTCAGGAGAAATCGTTACCCAGCCTGGACGTCTGTCTCAAATGCAAACAGGTCCTTCTTTCCGCCGATTTTAACAGTCATCAGCAAATTCATCAGCTCAGCCAACATGAGAATAATGCAGCATCGAATAGCAAGAATACGCAACGTAATTAA
- the LOC132789126 gene encoding unconventional prefoldin RPB5 interactor-like protein, protein MERRDDVLRQALNKNADETDRWQAFKADNESAIANLDMFSKKLSVEVMVPIGKKALMPGELIHTNELLVGHYQGYFSACSAHKAKEICQHRLRLAEEQLKKLGVEAELWQNKLEKPLLEGAVPNAGEIEIVEDYNEEAHNNWLKAHKESMRKQKQEERIQRASQGNDQELFQKLEEREMLEELGLDPDNLNEHELSELLQKDEDVKKPKSENKDCDKQVEQDMTDEEVFNILDKLEAEELLEEDDELNEEAAQNVQSANELVQNLMKGQGIEVTPVKTRIGKVQPEIEEIQLAEEEEDDDDDDGDQPEEVKVIREQLVQLPNEQQLEFLQEQIEIIKTKMRNIQKEQFISDELTHLMNVVVCLEDDLQEIMMEQVETASTDELTDEPQSMPAVVDKKKRRISFAKEDYHVLFRKEEAVDKMMRKYKKLQPKVNRDVISLDDALMQEAVREVAIVEPPKPVIPSPIMQKVEQNLEFVQQHQSMQDFDLVNQILEASTGKINTLHISFKHSDATTAASEFDGTTPGNPADFYLYEKAQSQKTSGNEFPIYVNSFEGEEEVKVPILKEEARQAAYDDPRSQFSNPAANLEAVETKSILRNKSAVERETHNNSAEESQPIPMINRVKRSRNRKQKKQRTIDDDLRDMSAYQKVMQDLVEKEPSTIPEPLPEGNYIDTHAPKQRISRFKEQRNTNRS, encoded by the exons ATGGAGCGGCGCGACGATGTGCTTAGGCAG GCGCTCAATAAGAATGCGGACGAGACGGATCGCTGGCAGGCATTTAAGGCCGATAATGAAAGCGCCATTGCGAACTTGGACATGTTCTCTAAGAAACTGAGCGTCGAGGTTATGGTGCCAATTGGCAAGAAAGCTTTGATGCCGGGCGAATTAATTCACACCAATGAGTTGCTTGTGGGACACTATCAAGGCTACTTCTCCGCCTGCTCAGCCCATAAAGCCAAGGAGATATGCCAACATCGTCTACGCTTGGCCGAAGAGCAATTAAAGAAACTTGGCGTCGAAGCAGAGTTGTGGCA AAACAAACTGGAGAAGCCATTGCTGGAGGGCGCAGTGCCAAATGCAggtgaaattgaaattgtggaAGACTACAATGAGGAGGCACACAATAATTGGTTGAAAGCGCACAAGGAAAGCATGCGAAAGCAGAAACAGGAGGAGCGTATTCAACGCGCATCACAAGGGAATGATCAGGAGCTCTTTCAAAAACTGGAAGAGCGTGAAATGCTGGAGGAACTTGGCCTTGATCCTGATAATCTCAATGAACACGAACTCAGCGAGCTGCTGCAGAAAGATGAAGATGTAAAAAAACCTAAATCTGAGAACAAAGACTGTGATAAACAAGTTGAACAAGATATGACAGATGAAGAGGTATTTAATATACTAGATAAACTGGAAGCCGAAGAGCTGCTTGAGGAAGATGACGAGCTAAATGAAGAGGCAGCGCAGAACGTACAAAGCGCCAATGAATTGGTACAAAATCTAATGAAAGGTCAAGGTATTGAAGTGACGCCAGTAAAAACTCGCATAGGCAAAGTACAACCAGAAATCGAAGAAATACAGTTGgcggaagaggaggaggacgatgatgatgatgatggtgaccAACCGGAAGAAGTTAAGGTCATAAGAGAGCAGCTGGTCCAGTTGCCCAACGAGCAGCAACTGGAGTTTTTGCAGGAACAAATCGAAATTATTAAAACGAAAATGCGAAATATACAAAAGGAACAATTCATAAGCGATGAGCTTACTCATTTGATGAACGTGGTTGTATGCCTGGAAGATGATTTGCAGGAAATTATGATGGAGCAGGTCGAAACCGCAAGCACGGACGAACTAACCGATGAACCACAATCTATGCCCGCTGTAGTCGataaaaagaagagaagaataTCTTTTGCTAAGGAAGACTATCATGTGCTCTTCAGAAAGGAAGAAGCCGTTGATAAAATGATGCGCAAATATAAGAAACTTCAACCGAAAGTAAATCGTGACGTCATTTCTCTTGATGATGCCCTAATGCAAGAAGCAGTGAGAGAAGTCGCCATTGTGGAGCCTCCTAAACCAGTTATCCCTTCACCAATTATGCAGAAAGTGGAGCAAAATCTAGAATTTGTGCAGCAGCATCAAAGTATGCAGGACTTTGATTTGGTCAATCAAATACTGGAAGCTTCAACTGGTAAAATTAATACGCTACACATTAGTTTCAAACATTCCGATGCTACAACAGCTGCATCCGAGTTCGATGGCACTACGCCTGGCAATCCAGCCGATTTTTATCTTTACGAAAAAGCTCAGTCTCAGAAAACATCTGGCAATGAGTTTCCCATTTATGTCAATAGCTTTGAGGGCGAGGAAGAGGTGAAGGTGCCAATACTCAAGGAAGAAGCCAGGCAGGCTGCGTACGATGATCCAAGGAGCCAG TTTTCCAACCCAGCTGCCAACTTAGAGGCAGTTGAAACCAAATCCATATTGCGCAACAAATCGGCCGTGGAACGGGAGACGCACAATAACAGCGCAGAGGAGTCACAGCCAATTCCAATGATCAACAGGGTGAAAAGAAGCCGCAATAGAAAGCAGAAAAAGCAGCGCACTATTGATGATGATTTGCGCGACATGAGCGCCTATCAAAAGGTGATGCAGGATCTCGTCGAAAAGGAGCCCTCCACCATTCCCGAGCCTCTGCCGGAGGGCAACTACATTGATACGCATGCGCCAAAGCAGCGCATCAGTCGTTTTAAGGAACAGCGTAACACGAACAGATCATAG
- the LOC132789080 gene encoding inorganic pyrophosphatase, which yields MLATIARRSYIASSRVIGSRSLRSIFATSAESAAAGSFRQIQLQHSHKAISNMPLYQTVEKGAKNSSNYSLYFKNNCGNVISPMHDIPLFANEEKTVYNMVVEVPRWTNAKMEISLKTPMNPIKQDIKKGKLRFVANCFPHKGYIWNYGALPQTWENPDHIEPSTGCKGDNDPIDVIEIGYRVANRGDVLQVKVLGAIALIDEGETDWKIIAIDAKDPVASKVNDIADVDQYFPGLLRATVEWFKIYKIPDGKPENQFAFNGDAKNAEFATTVIAETHKFWQTLINQPNGGNTAIACQNITNTNSDNRIGKEQSAKLLDDAPEGGDVEEVADTVDTWHFIHLK from the exons ATGCTCGCCACAATTGCAAGGCGTTCGTATATTGCTTCCTCACGTGTAATTGGAAGTCGATCGCTCCGGTCAATTTTCGCAACGTCAGCAGAAAGTGCAGCTGCAGGCAGTTTTAgacaaattcaattacaacATTCACATAAAGCAATTTCGAACATGCCGCTGTACCAAACTGTGGAGAAGGGAGCTAAGAACTCTTCAAACTACAGCCTTTATTTCA AAAATAACTGCGGCAATGTCATCTCGCCGATGCACGACATTCCATTGTTTGCTAACGAGGAGAAGACCGTCTACAATATGGTCGTTGAGGTGCCACGTTGGACAAACGCCAAAATGGAG ATTAGCCTGAAGACCCCAATGAATCCCATTAAGCAGGACATCAAGAAGGGTAAACTGCGCTTTGTAGCCAATTGCTTCCCCCACAAGGGTTACATCTGGAACTATGGCGCTTTGCCCCAGACCTGGGAGAATCCCGATCACATTGAGCCATCCACCGGTTGCAAGGGCGATAACGATCCCATCGATGTTATCGAGATTGGCTATCGCGTTGCCAATCGTGGTGATGTGCTGCAAGTCAAAGTGCTGGGCGCCATTGCACTTATCGATGAGGGCGAAACTGATTGGAAAATCATCGCTATCGATGCCAAGGACCCAGTGGCATCGAAAGTCAATGATATTGCCGATGTCGATCAATATTTCCCCGGCTTGTTGCGCGCCACAGTCGAATGGTTCAAG ATCTACAAAATTCCTGATGGCAAACCAGAGAATCAGTTTGCCTTTAACGGTGATGCCAAAAATGCTGAATTCGCCACTACCGTGATTGCCGAGACGCACAAATTCTGGCAAACTTTGATTAATCAGCCCAATGGTGGCAATACGGCTATTGCTTG CCAAAACATCACCAATACAAACTCTGATAATCGCATTGGCAAGGAGCAATCAGCCAAGCTGCTGGATGATGCTCCCGAAGGCGGCGATGTCGAGGAAGTGGCCGACACAG TCGACACTTGGCATTTCATTCACCTGAAGTGA